The genomic interval GGCAATGCTATCGCTGGCCACGATCGCGTTTTTCGCCGGCGGCTGGTTTGCGGGCGCGCTCGGCGCGTCACGCGCGCGCGGGTTCGTGTTCGTCCTGGTCGCGGCCTTGGCGGTCTTCGCCGTCGGGCACGCATTGTCGGGCACGAATGTCGCCCTGTCGGGATTTCCCATGGGTCTGATGAACGCGCTGCTGGGCCGCGCCGGCGCGCCGCCGGCGGGCCTGGCCTTCGCGGCGGGAACGGCGAAGCGCCTGGCGCAACATCTTGCGCTGGCGGCGCGGCGCGCGGCGCGCTCCGATCATCGCGGCGCCCGGATTATGGATGGCGCCAGGATGCTCACGATTCCGTCAGCGATCCTTTCGGCGCTGATCGCGTTCGATCGAAACCCGGCACGCCCGGCTTGAGAGGCCGAACCGCCGAAAACGGATGCACGGAACCGCGCGAGGGCATTGGCGGACGATGAAACAGCTACGGACACCTTCGGTCGGCGCCGTCGCCTATGCGGCGAACATGGCGATCGCATGCCTGCTCAGCTACTGGATCGCGACCTTTGCGTTCCTGAGATTCATCGACGGCACGTCGGACGTGCTGGGCGGCATGTGGGCGGCCGTCGCCGCGGTCTTCGTCTTCCGGCATTCGCGCGACCGCAGCCTTTCGGCCGGCGTCGCGCGCTTCGTGGCGACCTGCGTGAGCTTCGCGCTGTGCCTGCTCTATCTTTGCGTCCTTCCGCCCGGCCCGGTCGGCATGGCGGTGCTGCTCGCCGTCGGCACGATCGTCATGATCGCGCTGGACCGCCGCGACGACATCGCCACCACGGGCATAACCACGGTCGTCGTCATGGTGGTGGCGACGATGAGCACCGGCAACCTGCTGCTCCAGCCCCTGTTGCGCCTGCTCGATACGGTCATCGGCATCGCCGTCGGACTGGGCATCGATTGGGCCGGCCTCGCCCTCATGCACCGACTGGCACGAGTTTGAAACGATGACGACCGAAGATAAATCGCCCGCCGCCTCCGCAACCCCGCTTCGCCGGAAGGCGGCCGACGCCCTGCGCAAGGCGCTGTCGGCGGCCGGACTGAACCCCGCGAGGCCCAACCCGCATGCCGCGCTGCTGAAACAGCCGCGCGGGCGCCTGATCGCGCTTTTCGCGCTTCTCCTCGTCGGATGGGCCGCCTGGTCCTGGCTCGCGGGCGCCGCCGACTCTTCGTCCGCAGGCGAACCCGCGGCCATCCCGGTTTCGATCGCCGTCGCGTCGCGCGCCGACGTCCCCGTCTATCTCGAAGGGCTCGGCACCGTGCAGGCCTTCAACACCATCACCGTGACGACCAGGGTCGACGGCGCGCTGCAGACCGTCAACTTCGTGGAGGGCCAGGACGTCAAGGCCGGCGATGTGCTGGCGCAGATCGATCCGCGCCCCTTCCAGGCGGCGCTGGACCAGGCGACGGCGACCAAAGCCAAGGACCAGGCGCAGCTCGCGGACGCCAACCTCGATCTCGCGCGTTTCGCGAACCTTGCGGCGCAGGACGATATCAGCCGCCAGACCTACGACACCCAGCGCGCGCTCGTGGCCCAGCTCATCGCGCAGGTCGGGGTCGACCAGGCGGCCATCGACGCGGCGGCGGCGAATCTCGACTACACCACGATCAAATCGCCGATCGACGGCCGCACCGGAATCCGCCTCGTCGATGCCGGCAACAACGTGATGGCCGCGGCGAACACCGCCATCGTCGTCGTCACGCAAATCCATCCGATTTCAGTGATCTTCACCCTGCCCGAGGAGGACCTCACCCTTCTGTCGCAGGTCTCCGGCGCCGGTCCGCTGACCGTCGTCGCGCTCTCGCGCGACGAGACGACGGTGCTCGACACCGGAACGGTCGGCGTCGTCGACAACGAGGTCCTCCAGGCCACCGGGACGATACGGATCAAGGCGAACTTCCCGAACGCGAAGAACCGGCTGTGGCCGGGACAGTTCGTCAATGCGCGATTGCTGCTCAAAACGCTGCGCAACGTCGTGACGGTCCCGTCGACCGCGGTGCAGCGCGGAGCCAACGGCTTGTTCGCCTATGTCGTGACGCGCGATTCGACCGTCGAGACACGGCCGGTGAAGCTCAACCGGTTCAACAGCGCGCAGGCGGTGATCGACGCCGGCCTGAAGCCCGGCGAGCGGGTGGTGTCGTCCGGCCAGTACCGGCTGCAGGACGGCGCCCGCGTGCAGGCGGCCGGCGCCGCGGCGCCCGTCCAGACGGCGACCTCGGGGGCCATGCCTTGAGCATCTCCTCCCCCTTCATCGACCGGCCGATCGCGACGTCGCTTTTCATGGCCGCGATCCTGCTCGTGGGCATCGCGGCCTATCCGTTCCTGCCGGTCGCGCCGCTGCCGCAGGTCGACTTTCCGACGATCCAGGTCACGACGCAGCTTCCCGGCGCCAGTCCCGAGACGATCGCCTCGGCGGTGACGCAGCCGCTCGAGCGGCAATTCGGCCAGATCCCCGGCGTCACGCAGATGACGTCGAGCAGCACGCTCGGCAACAGCGCGATCACGATCCAGTTCGACCTGTCGCGCGACATCGACGGCGCCGCGCAGGACGTGCAGACCGCCATCAACGCCGCGGCCGGCCAATTGCCGACCGATCTTCCGGCCCCGCCGACCTATCGCAAGGTCAATCCCGCCGACTCGCCGATCCTGGTGCTTGCCACGACCTCCGACGAGCTGCCGCTGACGCAGGTCGACGACTATAC from Rhizomicrobium sp. carries:
- a CDS encoding DUF1275 family protein gives rise to the protein MTDPQPHRSVRAARHARDPAEHVAAAMLSLATIAFFAGGWFAGALGASRARGFVFVLVAALAVFAVGHALSGTNVALSGFPMGLMNALLGRAGAPPAGLAFAAGTAKRLAQHLALAARRAARSDHRGARIMDGARMLTIPSAILSALIAFDRNPARPA
- a CDS encoding FUSC family protein; translated protein: MKQLRTPSVGAVAYAANMAIACLLSYWIATFAFLRFIDGTSDVLGGMWAAVAAVFVFRHSRDRSLSAGVARFVATCVSFALCLLYLCVLPPGPVGMAVLLAVGTIVMIALDRRDDIATTGITTVVVMVVATMSTGNLLLQPLLRLLDTVIGIAVGLGIDWAGLALMHRLARV
- a CDS encoding efflux RND transporter periplasmic adaptor subunit; translated protein: MTTEDKSPAASATPLRRKAADALRKALSAAGLNPARPNPHAALLKQPRGRLIALFALLLVGWAAWSWLAGAADSSSAGEPAAIPVSIAVASRADVPVYLEGLGTVQAFNTITVTTRVDGALQTVNFVEGQDVKAGDVLAQIDPRPFQAALDQATATKAKDQAQLADANLDLARFANLAAQDDISRQTYDTQRALVAQLIAQVGVDQAAIDAAAANLDYTTIKSPIDGRTGIRLVDAGNNVMAAANTAIVVVTQIHPISVIFTLPEEDLTLLSQVSGAGPLTVVALSRDETTVLDTGTVGVVDNEVLQATGTIRIKANFPNAKNRLWPGQFVNARLLLKTLRNVVTVPSTAVQRGANGLFAYVVTRDSTVETRPVKLNRFNSAQAVIDAGLKPGERVVSSGQYRLQDGARVQAAGAAAPVQTATSGAMP